tccagaacttctgtgggcccaagcATTAGCCCCCAGGCGCTGTTTGAcccgccgtgatgtatatgttttatccatgctgtccatccgttttgccatcttattttaggttatgagcccaaaaatgaagcattttcaaagctcaagtggaccacaccacaggaaacagtggtgattgaacgcccaatattaaaaacttcttgggccacacaaaagctttggatcatgatgatatttgtgttttcccttcatcgtaGGCCGTGTGACCTgcttaagaacaggttggatggaaaataaacatcacagtaggccctagaaaggtttcaacggtgggtgtcattatcccctttgttttctgtggtgtgatccacttgacttttggatctaaTTCAGTTTGGGgcttatttcctaaaatgagctggaaaaacgaaaggacggcttggatataaaaagaatacatcaatgtaggccctacAGCGACTGCCACCAGAGAACCCGCTTCCGGTTCACATGGGCGGTGGTGGAACCCACTTAGAATTTAGGCCGACGTGGTTGGCCTCACGGAGGGAACGTGGTCCAAAAACCACAATCCGATTGCACACCAACTGTACGGTTAGGAATGTCTGATCAGTGTGATGTTACCGGTTGAGGATACTGCAGAAGTTTTACCAGATTGGAAGATATAGAACCCTtcaatttgtggcccacaaacagAGAGTCAAGATCATAACACTAACGTTTTAAAAAAAGCCCTGGAACGGTTAAACttataaatattattatataaaatataaattcgGGGTTCATCTtacacggtgggacccatcagatgaatGATCTGGTGACCAAAACATCAGTACCTGCTCTTGTTGACCGGGTGCGGCACGGCAATCTCTATTCATACCCGATTGTACGGGGCAGTGTCtaacgggcgcggattaggtgaggtaGAGGTAACCGCATTAGTAGTTGAGGCCCtaaccggtggggcccacttcgatgtatatgttgtatatccacgctgtccatccatttttctagatcattttagggcttgatcccaaaatgagttagatacaaatctcaggtggaccacagtaaGGATtggattcccaccattaaaaacttcttgtaggccacagaagttttggatcaagctgccatttatgttttctctccatccaggtctgttcgaccttaccaatgggttggatggcaaataaacattagagcggacataggaagtttttaatggctggcattcaatcgccactgttttcctgtggtgtggtccacctaatatttggatctgcctcattttttgggatggtaccctaaaatgatctgccaaatcggatggacggtacacatacatcgaggtgggcctcacacactaAGCACTTACCCTGCCGCACCTAATCGGCATCCGTGTCCAACATCTTAAAAAACTGGGAACGAGGAGTCCTCCCAACTGCCAAGGCGCCACGTGTGAGAGATCCGGCAGCTCATCAGACGTGCACCAACCTGGACGGTCCATTTCTTACGTAGAGCGCACCAGACTGAATTAAATGGGCGGCCCACCCAATAAGCGTGTGCCAGCGAAATTGTATTCCACTTCCACCCAATGGTCCActcttatggtgggccccacacgcttgTGACTTTGGGCCCTCTGGTCTGAAAATGGCGGGAAGGTATTGGTCATCTGTTTCAACACTTCCCCCTCCGTCAAAGTCTCCACCTTCCAATCTGCCATAGCCACTtttaaatttctctctctctctccttttttttttttcctgaaagacCGCGTATTGAAATCCAACCACCCATCACCAGAAGCAGCAGCTTCCCAACCCCTTCGGACGACCCAAACACACTCCCCCTTCTATAAGTAGGAAGGACTCCACTTTCCACTCTTCTCAGACATCATACAGAGAGCCATAAAAACAAGAAGAGTAAGACGaataagaagaaggaaaaaaaaaaaaaaaacagagagagagagagatggattctCGCATGGGTTTGATTGGATTAGTGCAAATTGCTTTGGTTGTTGTAGCTGCTTTGCTTCAGTGCACAGCTGCAGCGACTACACATGTAGTCGGTGACAGCACGGGATGGGCGATCCCTTCAGGAGGAGGCGCTCAGTTCTACATCAACTGGGCCAACGGCAAGACCTTCAGGGTCGGCGACACTCTATGTAAGTATGAAGAATCTCTCTTCTTCTTGTGTTTTTATTCCATCCATCATTACTTTATAGTTCTAAACTTTTCCATTAGACATTCGAGGGTCCTGATGCATCCCAATCTGATCTATGTCATAATCCGCCCTTCCATACAAATGGGCATCATGACTATTTGATCCAGATAATAGATTTGACGTTTGCCACCCCAAAATGGAAATCTCCATGTTTCGAAGATCATAGCTATTCAATCCACCTACAGATAGAAGCAAGAAAAATATACTAATTTtaaagagaacaaaagaaaattattagatggctaggatctccTAATCTGGAAATATTTTAGAGCATCCACCATCCATAGTGGGGCACATAGATGAATAGCCCGACAAATCGTGGCCCCTCCTTTGTATGCACTGATGGGAACATCCGTACACGATTCATGGCCTGATGCATCATGACAGCGAAATCCCACATCAATCTTTTGCTTCAGTTCTATCCATGCTTTTCTTTCCTCTCCTGAGCAGACGTTAGTGATAGATGATGATTTTAATCGATGGATATTTTTTTCTGAATCCACAAGATGTTTGGATTTTGACCACAAATTCGCAATCAATCTAGCTAAGAGACAGCTCCCGTTGATTTGTGTGTTCTTCTTATTGAACAATTTGTTAGTATTAGGATTAAAAGAACCTCACTCTAGCAAAGAAATTAGTTTGGGAGAGATGCCCacacttgatttttacagggcccaccataatgataatataaaatctactccaaccattaggtactacaccaaaatttaggcctagggcctaaaaatcaggccaatccgtgattcaggtgggccgtaCCAAGGGAAACAGCTTGGAGGGAGATCTTTACCCtctacactgtttccaatcatgtggtccacctaaatcaggGATGTGGGTGGTTTTTGGGCCCttggcctaaaatgagttggcgcATCCTAGtggtcaaagtggattttatataaacatcacagtggggatCCTAGtggtcaaagtggattttatataaacatcacagagTGGGGCCTACCCAAGCAGCCAACGCATTTGCTCGCACGCCCACCCAACGTGCCGTTACACCGGAAGGTAGTGGATTGGTAATTAAATGGATTAACGAGGAAGTTTTATTCATAGGATCATCCCCAATATCAAGAGAAGATTGTGAAATTacacattttttaaaatggatCATGAATCCATCTTTAATAAGTGTAGTTGAGCCTGTTTGGATTTTAGATCTGAAAATTTTCAGCAATGTAAAAGCTAAGACCTGTTTGGCAGAAGTATAAaactgagttcatctcatttagttaacagtaattaggTATTGGAGATCTTGATATCTAATACTTAATCACTGTTAACATGAACATGTATTAGAGATCAGGATCTCTattacataattactgttaactaattAATGTccaccaaacagggcctaaggatcttcttcatcatcttccagtTCCATGGTTTCATCAAGTAAATTACCATGATTACCACTAATTTCAGTCTATGGatcttttttttccttaaattacCATGATTACCACTAATTTGGACTTTGCTGTTTGCAGCCTTTGCTTTCACTGCTCAGCAACATGATGTGGCTGAAGTGACAAAGGCGGAGTATGATGCCTGCACATCCACGAACCCCATCGGTTCGATTCTCACTACAAGCCCTGCAAACGTTACGCTCAACACCACAGGCAGCCACTACTATATCTGCGCAGTCTCCGGACACTGTGCAGCGGGCCAGAAGCTAACTGTTAATGTCATTCCTTCCAGCACCACTGCCCCTTCATCCCCGCCCGTGGTCCCCCCTACCCCTCCGCCAGCTCCCAGGGTTTCCCCCAAAGGCCCTTCACCCTCACCGTCACCCATACGTCCCCCGATGGGCCCTTCACCTTCACCTACTTCCCCCTCACCCGTTGCCCCTTCTGGCCCTTCACCCCCACCAACGTCTCCCACCAACCCTTCACCTGCACCCATGGCTCCAACTGGCACTCCACCCCCTCCCATGGCTCCAACTGGCACTCCACCGGCTCCAACTGGTCCTTCCTCCCCACCAGGTGGACCGACTGGCTCTCCTCCCCCACCCGCAACAGGTGGACCCCCAGCCCCCAGCTCTGCCTTCTCTCTGACAGCCAGCTTCAGATCTGTGGGCTTCTCTATTGCCATCTTGTTGATCTCCTTCCTTTAGATGCCCCATCTATATTCTCAGAGTCTACACCACAACCACCGATTTCTGTGTATTTTGAGAAAGTTCTTCTGAGCATAGCGCCCTCTGTAATGGCATATAGACTTACATGAATTTATTGATGTTCTTCAATTTCATTTCTTGGTACAATAATGTTGTTTTGTAATCAAGTGAATCAATAGATAGATCATTCTATGCTAAACTTGCAACTAAAAACAACTATGTCAGGTCATTGGCAGCCAGCTAACTATATAGTCATCGGGTGGTGGTAAAAACATGGCTACTTTGTTGATTGGAGACCCCATCCTTCCTCATTATCATAGTTTTCAATCATACGCTAGATAAGTTTAGCAATGTGACAAGGCCCTTGCTGACCGTGGTGTCAATTACATGACCTTGCCACATCATCCTAGTGGCTTCATGCTGACTTGCTAGTTCTAAAACATTCTGAAGACATTATTCTGAGAGGCTGACTCAGCTGAACTGGCCATTAACAATCTCACAGAttttttttcatctttcaatagatTGATTCCCTTTTCAGACTGAACTGCGATCTACATGTCAAAATGAGGTTGCTTTTGGTCCCTTGCTCTTTCAAATGGCTCCTTGAGGATTTCCCTGCCTTGAAGTCTTCAAGATTGCCAAGAGGGATGTTAATTGGAGATGAGGCTACAATCTGgcagaatatatatataaactacccTTTCAGAGCTAGGTCCAAGTCCACTAACTGTGATCGCATATACAAATTCCATCACACAGTTCAGGCCTCTGCATGACATCCATTAAGGTAATCATCATTCCAGCATCACTgagaacttctctctctctctctcttgccaaGCAGCCCCAAAAAGACCTCCACCCCATCAAAGTGCTCTATGTTCACTTGTTCATCACCCACTACTCCAGTTGTTAAACTCTGACCCACCCTTCAAGCAGGCAAGTTCAAAAACTTCTAACCGGCCATCCGTGCAGTGCAGGCAAGTTCAAAAACTTCTAACCTGCCATCCATGCAGTGCAATCCATTTCTCAGCTACTCAATATCTCGAATCTATGGACCCATCTATATGAGTCCAAATGATTGTGAAGAAAAGTAGACCTATTCACTTGAAAGCTTGGTGTTTTTTTTGTTCTACTAGCctgaccatagttcaaaaacctgaaaactcgacTAGAATCAGTGTTCAGTTGGGTCGGGTTGACTTGAAGACCCGACTAGACTCGATATTTAATTAgtataaattgaaaatattaggattgttaaaaaatattCAAGTAGTTAGATCTCTAGCAAGTAATATGAAATGCAACTAAAAGCAATGACCCCACCGTTACCTCACTGTTTAAGGTCGTTGACTCCCTTAGATGACGTTTGAGGTTCTAATGCCACTCCCAACATAtttcttttattaaaaaaataaaaaataaataattcccACTAAGGGAAGTAAAGTCACGCCAAGTCATGTTGAGTCAACCTGATGGCTCGGGTCAACTTGACGAGTCTCTTTAAATGCAGGCCGAGTCAAGCCCCATACCGAGTTTCCTAGAGACTTTGCTCTGATACCTCCACTACCCAATTCTCTGTCACTCAACCAAAGGAAGGCAATAGCTGCAAGGTTTTATACCACTGTAActattctcctttcacaaactttgCTCCTCTTGCCTCCATTAGATTCCTTGATATTGTCAAATAGTACACAACCTAAGTAACTTGGCCGTGAAAATGCATCTTCATCAAATAAGTTGCCATACCAGACATGGTAACCTTGGCAAACCTaatatgtgatgcaggacaattaatcacttgctctaaaagctcgaactgttagagtatggcgaattaatccctttatttcatagcccaggccccacattgcatgggttaggacctcggctgaacccccttcgtgggccctaaatcacatgagccgcccacctcgagcgtgtccccgcatcccacgggctaccccaccaagcctggtgtgaaatgcgtattaatcacccccggttaggagtctcgaacacgagacctcctccatgGGCTGCACCCACCCCTAGTATGCCCTtacatcccacaagcaaccccactcgagcccggtgtaaaaatgcccctgcattaatcacccccagtgaggagtctcgaacacgagacctcctgctctaataccaatttgatgcaggacaattaaccacttgctctaaaagctcgaactattaaagtatggcgaattaatccctttatctcatagcccaagccccacatcgtgTGGATTAGGACCTCGGCTAAACCCCCTTCGTGGgacccaaatcacatgagtcGCCCACCCTGAgcgtgtccccacatcccacgggctaccccactcgagcctggtgtgaaatacGCATTactcacccccggtgaggagtctaaaacacgagacctcctccgtgggccgcaccgaccccgagtgtgcccttgcatcccacaagcgaccccactcgagcccggtgtaaaaatgcccctgaaTTAATATGCCAACATTCTAGTAGTGTTAATAATATTGACATACCACAAAAATTCAATAAGCAACATATGTAAGTACAGATTGCAATCTTCTCGAAAAGGCTGCCTCTGCGTACGTGTCCAACCCAAAAATTCCCCTCTGCGTACATGTCCAACCCAAAAATTCCCTTGAGGGATAGTTCGCGAAAGAGTGTTTTATCTTATTCTGACAAGCCAACTAAAGGCGACACCAAAGTATGACAGTTTTGTCTAGACTGAATTTGTTAAAATTGCGAGGCCATATATTCGAATCAATAAGCAGTCGATCATATTATGTAAATACACAGCAAGTTTGAAGATAATATACAGTAATCTGGTTCTACAACTGGTAAGACAGTTTTGTGAAACCTGACCCCCATGATCATGATGGTGACAGTGTCATGAAAATAGTCATTTCTTGGGCAGCACTTGAATGAGATGTTAAGCCATGAAGGGAAAATCAGATGTTAACCCAGGCATTAAGATCCCAAATCAGAGAAGAGTTTCTCAAAAGGGAACTGGTAAGTTTAACAAAAATATGAACGACTACACGTGCTCAAACTGTGAATAGAAGTGGACGTAATCAAGGATAAAATGAGAACTACTGTCATATGTTTAGAGACAAACATCAAAATGATTACCCAGATCAATTCTCCACAGTATTACTAGCACCTGTACAAAagtcttttttattcttttttatagagagagagagagagagagagagagagagagagagagagagagagagagtttgtatACAAGTCTCTATTGCATTTTCTCAGATTGGTAATTACTGTTTTTGTTTCACCAATTTCTACGTAAAATAATTTTGACCAATCATCTAATTAGGAAACAGTTTCTTTAACTCTTAAAGATATTAGTTTGTTGTCAAGAACTTGACTTCACTGAGTATTAAGAGCTTCCTTGTCGGTTCTGTTTCACTGGGTGTTTCACCTTTACTATTGGAGAGGAACATTCTAGCCGAAATAAGAAATACCggcttcaatggttgaattttgAAATATGAAAAAGAAATGGCGAAAACATTGTGTCTGaaacaagccaaaatggacatgACAGAATGAAATTTGGCCCAAACAAAAGAGGGGTTTTGGTTCTGTTTTGTCAATTAAACCAAACTGTTTATACCATTTCGGCTGAACTGGATCAATTGATAGCTAAGATCAATAGTCTTGAGATTTGCAGTGTATCACAGATAGTCTCAGGCAACAAACTCCTACCCAAAGGCACTTCATTAAGAAGAATTTGTGCGAGTATGAATGTCACAATGAAATCAAGGATTTTCCACTGACCCAAATCTATCCAAAACTATTTTAGTAGTCCATACATCTCCAAAGTTTTAAAACCCACTTTCAGAGTGTGACCCGCCCAAGGAGCAAAACTGCTATGGCTCATTTTATTTCATCCAAAACCAATGAGTTGAACAGACTCTTGTAACAGATGCATCTTTCAGTAGGTAATTTCAGTTCATTCTGCAGTGAATCGATGTCAACTCGGCTGAGTCAACTTAGTTTAAATGAGTTTTAAAACCATCGACATCTTTATACATGATATAACGAACTACCAACAAACTGAAGCCGAAGCTACAACAAGGAAACTAACATAATTAAACCTAGAATTGAGCAGCTATTTACACTTTGTGCATGTGAACTAATACAACAAGGTCACAAAGAAGCGTTGGAGCTTCTTCGAAATTCATCTGAAGATACAAGAGAACATAATTACCGTGGCCTTCCCATGAACTTGACCCCTTTCTTCTACCAAAAAACTGGACTGCTGAAGGCCTTGGCTTCTACCAAAAAACTGGCCTGCTGAAGGCCTTGGCTTCCACAAAAAACAACTAAATGGAACTATTGAAGGTCTTGCATTTTCTAACTGGCGCATCGAGATTCAGATCTTCCCCCTGGAAACTCCATTTACTTGAGCTGCACTCCAAGGGGTCCTGGATGATTCACCTGGGAAGAAACAGAACCTTTGATCTCTTTGAGTTGGAGATGAGGAAGAACAGTCAAAGTGACCAGTCTTCATTCTACTCAGAGACGGGTCGCATAACCTGCTCCTGTCACGAGAACTGGAACCTGCATCTTCATGAGTCGGACTATTTTCCACACTTAAACATGGAGTTGGCAGAGGCCCCAATCGCAATGATAGGTCATATC
This region of Magnolia sinica isolate HGM2019 chromosome 1, MsV1, whole genome shotgun sequence genomic DNA includes:
- the LOC131256605 gene encoding blue copper protein-like translates to MDSRMGLIGLVQIALVVVAALLQCTAAATTHVVGDSTGWAIPSGGGAQFYINWANGKTFRVGDTLSFAFTAQQHDVAEVTKAEYDACTSTNPIGSILTTSPANVTLNTTGSHYYICAVSGHCAAGQKLTVNVIPSSTTAPSSPPVVPPTPPPAPRVSPKGPSPSPSPIRPPMGPSPSPTSPSPVAPSGPSPPPTSPTNPSPAPMAPTGTPPPPMAPTGTPPAPTGPSSPPGGPTGSPPPPATGGPPAPSSAFSLTASFRSVGFSIAILLISFL